Below is a genomic region from Paenibacillus rhizovicinus.
AAGAAGGAGGGATAACCGATAATGGCTAAACCAAAAAAAGTGGTGCGTACGAAACGTCGTGACCGTAAAAATATTGATTCTGGCGTAGCGCACATCCGCTCGACTTTCAATAATACGATCGTTACGATTACCGATCCGCACGGCAATGCGATTTCTTGGGCAAGCTCCGGTAACCTCGGCTTTAAAGGTTCCCGTAAAAGCACGCCTTACGCAGCTCAAATGGCTGCTGAATCCGCAGCAAAAGCGGCAATGGAACACGGCATGAAAACTGTTGAAGTTATGGTTAAAGGTCCTGGCGCAGGTCGTGAAGCGGCAATCCGCTCCCTGCAAGCAGCAGGTCTTGAAGTTAACCTCATCAAGGACGTAACACCGGTTCCGCATAACGGATGCCGCCCGCCAAAACGTCGTCGCGTATAGTCCAAAATTTGTGGTATCAAATTACTGCAACTTGTGAATAATGGTTGTGAAGGTTTGCCATACTACATGATTTGACTAAAATCGCGATAATGGTAACGGAGCGACGTTTTGAGGGAGGGTTCTATTAGTGATTGAGATCGAAAAGCCGAAAATCGAATCCGTAGAATTGAACGAGGATGGCACATACGGACGTTTCGTTGTTGAACCGCTTGAACGCGGTTATGGAGCGACATTGGGGAATTCTCTTCGGAGAATCCTGCTGTCGTCTTTGCCTGGCGCAGCGGTAACATCCGTTCAAATCGACGGTGTACTTCACGAGTTCTCTACGGTTCCAGGTGTGATGGAGGACGTAACTGAAATCATCCTGAACCTCAAGGGCCTTTCGCTGAAAATCCATTCCGACGAAGAGAAGGTATTGGAGATTGACGCGGAAGGTGATGGCAACGTTACGGCTGGCGATATTCGCGCAGACAGCGATGTCGAGATTTTAAGCCCAGATCTTCATATCGCGACGCTGGCCTCCGGTGCACGGCTCCACATGCGGGTATTTGCTAACCGTGGACGCGGTTATGTGCAAGCAGATCGTAACAAACGGGAAGATCAGCCAATCGGCGTGATCCCTGTAGACTCGATCTACACACCGATTACCCGTGTTAACTACACGGTTGAGAACACTCGTGTTGGTCAAGTGACCAACTACGACAAACTCACACTTGAAGTATGGACCGACGGAAGCATTCGTCCGGAAGAGGCTGTCAGCCTCGGCGCCAAAATATTGACTGAGCATCTGGATCTGTTCGTCGGTCTGACCGACGAAGCGAAAGACGCTGAGATCATGGTTGAAAAAGAAGAAGACAAGAAAGAGAAAGTATTGGAGATGACGATCGAAGAGCTCGACCTCTCCGTACGTTCTTATAACTGTCTGAAACGTGCAGGAATCAATACCGTTCAAGAGCTGATTACGAAAACGGAAGAAGACATGATGAAAGTCCGCAACCTCGGACGCAAGTCTTTGGAAGAAGTTCAGGAGAAGCTTGAAGAATTGGGTCTTGGCCTTCGCATGGAGGAATAGAGAGCAGCACAGACTAAGGTCGTTAGACTGTTTTAAGGAGGGGAAATTCGATGGCATATTCTAAATTGAGCCGTGACGCTAGCTCCCGGAAAGCACTGTTCCGTGATCTCGTCACTGACTTGTTCCTGTATGAGCGCATCCAAACAACGGAGGCGAAAGCGAAAGAACTTCGTCCAATCGCCGAGAAGCTGATCACGTTGGCAAAACGTGGCGATCTGCATGCACGTCGTCAAGTGGCAGCTTTTGTTCGCCGCGAGTCCATTGCAGCAGGTGAACAGGATGCAATTCAAAAACTGTTCTCCGAACTCGCTACCCGTTATTCGGAGCGTCCGGGCGGCTATACGCGTATTTTGAAACTAGGTCCTCGTCGCGGTGACGCGGCGCCAATGGTTTACTTGGAACTGGTAGATCGCGCGTAGCAAACGAAGGGTGGACCTTGCGGCCACCTTTTTTTGTTGCCCGTGATGGCCTTTGGAGAGGGGAGGCTGGCTATGCGGAACATTCGAATCGCGGTAAGTTATGATGGAACGACGTATCACGGCTTTCAGACGCAGCCGATCGGGAATACCGTGCAGGATGTGTTGGAGCACGCAATACGGATGCTGACGGGTGAGCAGACCAGCGTTACGGCTTCGGGCCGTACGGACGCCGGCGTTCATGCCCGAAGACAAGTCATCAATTTCGAAACCTCCTCTCCCATACCGGTGAACCGGTGGGCGCTGGCGCTCAATTCCTGGCTGCCAGGCGACATCGTCGTGCTGCAGGCGGATGAAGTAGCGCCGTCATTCCATGCTTCTTACAACGCCAGACGCAAAACATATCGGTACGGAATTGACACCAGTAAATTCGGCGACGTCTTCGAACGGAATTACCGCTTGCATTATCCCATGCCGCTGCGGCTGCAGGAGATGAAGGCAGCCCTAGCCCATGTTGTGGGCAAGCATGACTTCACTTCTTTTGCCTCGCGGCGTTCTACCAAGACCTCTCATGTGCGAACCATTTTGGATGCGCGTATGGAAGAGAGCGAGGGCAAGCTGGATATTTTTCTGACCGGCGACGGATTTCTGTATAACATGGTGAGAATTATAGTAGGTACGTTGTTTTGGGTGGGGGAAGGCAAGCTGAGCGCAGACGATTTCAAGCGGATTCTTGAAGCGCGGAATCGTACTGCGGCAGGGCCGACGGCGGTAGCGCATGGATTGATGCTATGGGATGTGGAGTATGACGATTAGCGTGATTTTACCAGCGGTAATTGCCATTCGAAGCATTAGAAATAGCTTGCACTTGCTAGGCCGTTGTAGTAGAATATAACTTGTGCTTTCTTAGTGGCTCTCCCACAGCCCCGACTAAGAACGGCCACCAACAGCAGTGCTAATGAATGTAATTAACCGGTGAACCGGTAACGTAATGTCATAAATGAATTGATTGTTTGAATGAAGAAGGAGGATCACCCATGCGCACTACCTATATGGCTAAGGCTACTGAAGTTGAACGCAAATGGTATGTCATCGACGCAGAAGGCAAAACTCTTGGCCGTCTTGCGAGCGAAGCTGCAAGCATCATCCGCGGCAAGCACAAACCAACATTTACTCCGCACGTTGATACTGGCGATTTCGTCGTTATCATCAATGCAGAGAAAATTCACCTGACGGGCAAGAAACTGCAAAACAAAATGTACTACCGTCACTCGATGTACTCGGGCGGTTTGAAAGTAACGCCTGCTCAAGAAATGATCAAGAACAAACCAGATCAAGTTCTGGAACAAGCTATCTACGGTATGTTGCCTAAGAACCGTCTTGGCGACAAAATGAAGATGAAGTTGAAAGTGTACGCCGGCCCAGAACATCCACATCAAGCACAAAATCCAGAAGTTTACGAACTTCGCGGGTAAATAGAGGGAGGACAGTTTCATGGCACAAGTTCAATACTATGGAACCGGTCGTCGTAAACACTCTGTAGCACGTGTACGTCTCGTGCCGGGTGAAGGACGAATCATTATT
It encodes:
- the rpsK gene encoding 30S ribosomal protein S11 translates to MAKPKKVVRTKRRDRKNIDSGVAHIRSTFNNTIVTITDPHGNAISWASSGNLGFKGSRKSTPYAAQMAAESAAKAAMEHGMKTVEVMVKGPGAGREAAIRSLQAAGLEVNLIKDVTPVPHNGCRPPKRRRV
- a CDS encoding DNA-directed RNA polymerase subunit alpha; translated protein: MIEIEKPKIESVELNEDGTYGRFVVEPLERGYGATLGNSLRRILLSSLPGAAVTSVQIDGVLHEFSTVPGVMEDVTEIILNLKGLSLKIHSDEEKVLEIDAEGDGNVTAGDIRADSDVEILSPDLHIATLASGARLHMRVFANRGRGYVQADRNKREDQPIGVIPVDSIYTPITRVNYTVENTRVGQVTNYDKLTLEVWTDGSIRPEEAVSLGAKILTEHLDLFVGLTDEAKDAEIMVEKEEDKKEKVLEMTIEELDLSVRSYNCLKRAGINTVQELITKTEEDMMKVRNLGRKSLEEVQEKLEELGLGLRMEE
- the rplQ gene encoding 50S ribosomal protein L17, producing the protein MAYSKLSRDASSRKALFRDLVTDLFLYERIQTTEAKAKELRPIAEKLITLAKRGDLHARRQVAAFVRRESIAAGEQDAIQKLFSELATRYSERPGGYTRILKLGPRRGDAAPMVYLELVDRA
- the truA gene encoding tRNA pseudouridine(38-40) synthase TruA, which translates into the protein MRNIRIAVSYDGTTYHGFQTQPIGNTVQDVLEHAIRMLTGEQTSVTASGRTDAGVHARRQVINFETSSPIPVNRWALALNSWLPGDIVVLQADEVAPSFHASYNARRKTYRYGIDTSKFGDVFERNYRLHYPMPLRLQEMKAALAHVVGKHDFTSFASRRSTKTSHVRTILDARMEESEGKLDIFLTGDGFLYNMVRIIVGTLFWVGEGKLSADDFKRILEARNRTAAGPTAVAHGLMLWDVEYDD
- the rplM gene encoding 50S ribosomal protein L13, whose protein sequence is MRTTYMAKATEVERKWYVIDAEGKTLGRLASEAASIIRGKHKPTFTPHVDTGDFVVIINAEKIHLTGKKLQNKMYYRHSMYSGGLKVTPAQEMIKNKPDQVLEQAIYGMLPKNRLGDKMKMKLKVYAGPEHPHQAQNPEVYELRG